Proteins from a single region of Acidovorax sp. NCPPB 3576:
- a CDS encoding methionyl-tRNA formyltransferase, translated as MKIIFAGTPDFARVALQRLLDAGFTVPLVLTQPDRPAGRGMKLQASPVKQCALEHGIAVAQPRSLRLDGKYPEDATAARDALVAAGADAMVVAAYGLILPQWVLDWMSAARPPEGAKAPPGGSEPRAAGSVGARGLGCLNIHASLLPRWRGAAPIHRAIEAGDAETGVTIMQMDAGLDTGDMLLIEKTAIGPRDTTAALHDRLADLGGRMIVEALELAARGGLAATPQPAEGVTYAHKIEKAESAIDWALPAEAIGRRIRAFDPFPGASTTLDGEAIKVWSYEIDSTMPADSMPCGQILSVNDAGVTVACGHGTLRLTTLQRAGGKRLPVADFLRGFALAPGMVLGGGALAKARE; from the coding sequence ATGAAGATCATCTTCGCCGGCACGCCCGACTTCGCCCGCGTCGCCCTGCAGCGCCTGCTGGACGCCGGCTTCACCGTTCCCCTCGTCCTGACCCAGCCCGACCGCCCCGCTGGCCGAGGCATGAAGCTGCAGGCCTCGCCCGTCAAGCAGTGCGCGCTGGAGCATGGCATTGCCGTGGCGCAGCCGCGCAGCCTGCGCCTGGACGGCAAGTACCCCGAGGACGCCACCGCCGCGCGCGATGCGCTGGTTGCCGCCGGGGCCGATGCCATGGTGGTGGCCGCCTACGGCCTGATCCTGCCGCAATGGGTGCTGGACTGGATGAGCGCCGCACGGCCGCCCGAAGGCGCGAAGGCCCCCCCGGGGGGCAGCGAACCACGCGCAGCGGGGAGCGTGGGGGCCCGCGGACTGGGATGCCTGAACATCCACGCCAGCCTGCTGCCGCGCTGGCGCGGCGCCGCACCGATCCACCGCGCGATCGAGGCGGGCGATGCCGAGACGGGCGTGACCATCATGCAGATGGATGCCGGCCTGGACACGGGCGACATGCTGCTCATCGAAAAGACCGCCATCGGCCCCAGAGACACCACGGCCGCGCTGCACGACCGGCTGGCCGACCTGGGCGGCCGCATGATCGTCGAGGCGCTGGAACTGGCCGCCCGCGGGGGCCTGGCCGCCACGCCGCAGCCCGCTGAGGGCGTGACCTATGCGCACAAGATCGAGAAGGCCGAGAGCGCCATCGACTGGGCCCTGCCCGCCGAGGCGATCGGCCGGCGCATCCGCGCCTTCGACCCGTTTCCCGGCGCATCGACCACGCTGGACGGCGAGGCAATCAAGGTGTGGAGCTATGAAATCGATAGCACGATGCCGGCGGATTCCATGCCTTGCGGCCAGATTCTGTCCGTGAACGACGCCGGCGTGACGGTGGCCTGCGGCCACGGCACGCTGCGCCTGACCACGCTGCAGCGCGCGGGCGGCAAGCGCCTGCCGGTGGCCGATTTCCTGCGCGGCTTCGCGCTCGCACCCGGCATGGTGCTGGGGGGCGGCGCGCTGGCCAAGGCGCGGGAATGA
- the def gene encoding peptide deformylase, translating to MAILPILCYPDPRLHTVAKPVQTVDDRVRALLDDMTATMYDASGIGLAATQVDVHERIVVIDVSEGHDQPQVFINPEIVWASDEKTVGEEGCLSVPGIYDGVERSTSVHVRALDAQGQSRVVEAEGLLAVCIQHEMDHLLGKVFVEYLSPLKRNRIKTKMLKQQREARS from the coding sequence ATGGCTATTCTTCCTATTCTCTGTTACCCCGATCCTCGCCTGCACACCGTCGCCAAGCCGGTCCAAACCGTGGACGACCGCGTGCGCGCGCTGCTGGACGACATGACGGCCACGATGTACGACGCGAGCGGCATCGGCCTGGCCGCCACGCAGGTGGACGTGCACGAACGCATCGTGGTCATCGATGTCTCCGAAGGGCACGATCAGCCCCAGGTCTTCATCAACCCCGAGATCGTCTGGGCCAGCGACGAGAAGACGGTCGGCGAAGAAGGCTGCCTGTCGGTCCCCGGCATCTACGACGGCGTGGAGCGATCGACTTCGGTCCATGTGCGGGCGCTCGATGCCCAGGGCCAATCCCGCGTGGTCGAGGCCGAAGGCCTGCTGGCGGTGTGCATCCAGCACGAGATGGACCACCTGCTGGGCAAGGTGTTCGTCGAATATCTCTCGCCCCTCAAACGCAACCGCATCAAGACCAAGATGCTCAAGCAACAACGTGAGGCACGCTCATGA
- a CDS encoding LysM peptidoglycan-binding domain-containing protein, whose product MTASTGLRPTALGALAFLAAALLTSPAHAQNYPVTTDQRATAQQVASRGVPMSELAANAPDTYVVKRGDTLWGISGMYLQRAWRWPELWGMNLQAIPNPHLIFPGQTLYLEKVDGYARLRTSPSGQVPSDTVRVSPRTRTDSLAGTALPTLQPHLIEPFLVEPLVVDELTLQQAPRIVATVDERVLMASGDRAYVRGATGNPLRLGPGVPRQYRVFRNAIPMKDPESGEILGYEAQYVGKAELVRGETTEETRDSKGEVTVDVVPATVDLSSAKEEMRAGDRLLPAPARGYASYTPRAPQAPVDARVVSLYGSSAVAYAAQNQVIAINRGTRDGIEAGHVLTLLTKGERIKDKTDEDKVMIKLPSEANGVGMVFRTFDRVSYVLLLQVQQGVRVGDRLVNPQ is encoded by the coding sequence ATGACGGCATCCACAGGCTTGCGACCCACGGCGTTGGGGGCGCTGGCTTTTCTGGCCGCAGCCCTGCTGACCAGCCCGGCGCATGCCCAGAACTACCCCGTCACCACGGATCAGCGGGCCACCGCCCAGCAGGTGGCATCCAGGGGCGTGCCGATGTCGGAACTGGCCGCCAACGCACCGGACACCTATGTCGTCAAGCGCGGCGACACCCTCTGGGGCATCTCCGGCATGTACCTGCAGCGCGCCTGGCGCTGGCCCGAACTCTGGGGCATGAACCTGCAGGCCATCCCCAATCCGCACCTCATCTTCCCCGGCCAGACGCTCTACCTGGAAAAGGTGGACGGCTATGCCCGCCTGCGCACCAGCCCGTCGGGCCAGGTGCCCAGCGACACCGTGCGCGTTTCGCCCCGCACCCGCACCGACAGCCTGGCAGGCACCGCACTGCCCACCCTGCAGCCCCACCTGATCGAGCCGTTCCTCGTCGAGCCGCTGGTGGTGGACGAACTCACGCTGCAGCAGGCCCCGCGCATCGTCGCCACGGTCGATGAACGCGTGCTCATGGCCAGCGGCGACCGGGCCTACGTGCGTGGCGCCACGGGCAATCCGCTGCGCTTGGGCCCTGGCGTGCCGCGCCAGTACCGCGTGTTCCGCAATGCCATCCCCATGAAGGACCCCGAGTCCGGCGAGATCCTGGGCTACGAAGCCCAGTACGTCGGCAAGGCCGAGCTGGTGCGTGGCGAGACCACCGAGGAAACGCGCGATTCCAAGGGCGAAGTCACGGTGGACGTGGTGCCCGCCACCGTGGACCTGAGCAGCGCCAAGGAAGAAATGCGCGCCGGCGACCGCCTGCTGCCCGCCCCCGCCCGCGGCTATGCCAGCTACACGCCGCGTGCGCCGCAGGCCCCGGTGGATGCGCGCGTCGTGTCGCTGTATGGCAGCTCTGCCGTGGCCTACGCCGCGCAGAACCAGGTGATCGCCATCAACCGCGGCACCCGTGACGGCATCGAGGCCGGCCATGTCCTCACGCTGCTCACCAAAGGCGAGCGCATCAAGGACAAGACCGACGAGGACAAGGTGATGATCAAGCTGCCCAGCGAGGCCAACGGCGTGGGCATGGTGTTCCGCACGTTCGATCGCGTCTCCTATGTGCTGCTGCTGCAGGTGCAGCAGGGCGTGCGGGTCGGCGACCGCCTCGTCAATCCGCAGTAA